In one Paramormyrops kingsleyae isolate MSU_618 chromosome 18, PKINGS_0.4, whole genome shotgun sequence genomic region, the following are encoded:
- the LOC111855228 gene encoding 6-phosphofructo-2-kinase/fructose-2,6-bisphosphatase 1-like isoform X1 encodes MSKEQPELTQTPLQKIWVPWVSRSLTQRRGSSVPQFTNSPTIIVMVGLPARGKTYISTKLTRYLNWIGVPTKVFNLGQYRRDAVQTYKTYEFFLPDNEEAMTIRKTCARTALKDISAYFMLELGQVAVFDATNSTRDRREIILSFAKENGYKVFFVESICHDPDIIEANIMQVKISSPDYKDCDKEEALEDFLKRIECYEMTYVPLDEEMDRNLSYIKIFNVGLRYLVNQVQDHIQSRIVYYLMNIHVTSRSIYLCRHGESELNLLGRIGGDSGLSLRGKQFACSLAGFIRSQCIRDLKVWTSHMKRTIQTAEALGVPYEQWKALNEIDAGVCEELTYEEIQDHNPEEFALRDQDKYRYRYPKGESYEDLVYRLEPVIMELERQENVLVVCHQAVMRCLLAYFLDKSSDELPYLKCPLHTVLKLTPVAYGCKVESIFLNVEAVNTHRDRPINVDVTRDPEEALLTVPEHI; translated from the exons ATGTCGAAAGAACAGCCAGAGCTGACCCAGACACCCCTGCAGAAGATCTGGGTGCCCTGGGTGAGCCGTTCATTGACGCAGAGAAGGGGGT CATCTGTCCCTCAATTCACCAACTCCCCCACTATTATTGTGATGGTGGGGCTTCCAGCCCGGGGAAAGACCTACATCTCCACGAAACTCACCCGCTACCTCAACTGGATTGGAGTTCCCACTAAAG TCTTCAATCTGGGTCAGTACCGCAGAGATGCTGTCCAGACCTACAAGACCTATGAGTTTTTTCTTCCAGACAATGAGGAGGCCATGACTATCCGCAA AACTTGCGCAAGGACAGCCCTGAAGGACATCTCTGCCTACTTCATGCTGGAGCTGGGGCAAGTAGCA GTATTTGATGCGACAAACAGCACACGGGACCGTCGGGAGATCATTCTCAGCTTTGCCAAGGAGAATGGCTACAAG GTCTTTTTTGTGGAATCCATTTGTCATGATCCTGACATTATTGAAGCAAATATAATG CAGGTGAAGATTAGCAGCCCTGACTACAAGGACTGTGACAAGGAGGAGGCATTGGAGGACTTCCTGAAACGCATCGAGTGCTATGAGATGACCTATGTGCCCTTGGATGAAGAAATGGACAG GAACTTGTCTTATATCAAGATCTTCAATGTGGGCTTGCGGTACCTAGTGAACCAGGTCCAGGACCACATCCAAAGTCGCATTGTGTACTACTTGATGAACATACACGTGACATCACGCTCCATCTACCTGTGCCGCCACGGCGAGAGTGAGCTCAATCTGCTGGGTCGTATTGGGGGAGACTCAGGCCTCTCTCTTCGGGGCAAACAG tttgcatgttcccttGCGGGCTTCATCCGGAGCCAGTGTATTCGGGACCTCAAGGTGTGGACCAGCCACATGAAGAGGACCATTCAGACAGCTGAGGCCCTGGGTGTGCCCTATGAGCAGTGGAAGGCTCTCAATGAGATTGATGCG GGAGTGTGTGAGGAGCTGACATATGAGGAAATCCAGGATCACAACCCAGAAGAGTTTGCACTGAGAGACCAGGACAAGTATCGCTATCGCTACCCCAAGGGTGAG TCCTATGAGGACCTAGTGTACCGGCTGGAGCCAGTGATTATGGAGCTGGAGAGGCAGGAGAACGTGCTGGTCGTGTGTCACCAAGCTGTCATGCGTTGCCTACTGGCCTACTTTCTGGACAAGAGCTCAG ATGAGCTTCCTTACCTGAAGTGCCCTCTTCACACAGTACTGAAGCTCACGCCTGTGGCGTATG GGTGCAAAGTGGAGTCCATCTTCCTGAATGTGGAAGCTGtgaacacacacagagacagacccATA AATGTGGATGTCACCAGGGACCCAGAAGAGGCTCTTTTAACTGTCCCAGAACATATATGA
- the LOC111855228 gene encoding 6-phosphofructo-2-kinase/fructose-2,6-bisphosphatase 1-like isoform X2: MVGLPARGKTYISTKLTRYLNWIGVPTKVFNLGQYRRDAVQTYKTYEFFLPDNEEAMTIRKTCARTALKDISAYFMLELGQVAVFDATNSTRDRREIILSFAKENGYKVFFVESICHDPDIIEANIMQVKISSPDYKDCDKEEALEDFLKRIECYEMTYVPLDEEMDRNLSYIKIFNVGLRYLVNQVQDHIQSRIVYYLMNIHVTSRSIYLCRHGESELNLLGRIGGDSGLSLRGKQFACSLAGFIRSQCIRDLKVWTSHMKRTIQTAEALGVPYEQWKALNEIDAGVCEELTYEEIQDHNPEEFALRDQDKYRYRYPKGESYEDLVYRLEPVIMELERQENVLVVCHQAVMRCLLAYFLDKSSDELPYLKCPLHTVLKLTPVAYGCKVESIFLNVEAVNTHRDRPINVDVTRDPEEALLTVPEHI, encoded by the exons ATGGTGGGGCTTCCAGCCCGGGGAAAGACCTACATCTCCACGAAACTCACCCGCTACCTCAACTGGATTGGAGTTCCCACTAAAG TCTTCAATCTGGGTCAGTACCGCAGAGATGCTGTCCAGACCTACAAGACCTATGAGTTTTTTCTTCCAGACAATGAGGAGGCCATGACTATCCGCAA AACTTGCGCAAGGACAGCCCTGAAGGACATCTCTGCCTACTTCATGCTGGAGCTGGGGCAAGTAGCA GTATTTGATGCGACAAACAGCACACGGGACCGTCGGGAGATCATTCTCAGCTTTGCCAAGGAGAATGGCTACAAG GTCTTTTTTGTGGAATCCATTTGTCATGATCCTGACATTATTGAAGCAAATATAATG CAGGTGAAGATTAGCAGCCCTGACTACAAGGACTGTGACAAGGAGGAGGCATTGGAGGACTTCCTGAAACGCATCGAGTGCTATGAGATGACCTATGTGCCCTTGGATGAAGAAATGGACAG GAACTTGTCTTATATCAAGATCTTCAATGTGGGCTTGCGGTACCTAGTGAACCAGGTCCAGGACCACATCCAAAGTCGCATTGTGTACTACTTGATGAACATACACGTGACATCACGCTCCATCTACCTGTGCCGCCACGGCGAGAGTGAGCTCAATCTGCTGGGTCGTATTGGGGGAGACTCAGGCCTCTCTCTTCGGGGCAAACAG tttgcatgttcccttGCGGGCTTCATCCGGAGCCAGTGTATTCGGGACCTCAAGGTGTGGACCAGCCACATGAAGAGGACCATTCAGACAGCTGAGGCCCTGGGTGTGCCCTATGAGCAGTGGAAGGCTCTCAATGAGATTGATGCG GGAGTGTGTGAGGAGCTGACATATGAGGAAATCCAGGATCACAACCCAGAAGAGTTTGCACTGAGAGACCAGGACAAGTATCGCTATCGCTACCCCAAGGGTGAG TCCTATGAGGACCTAGTGTACCGGCTGGAGCCAGTGATTATGGAGCTGGAGAGGCAGGAGAACGTGCTGGTCGTGTGTCACCAAGCTGTCATGCGTTGCCTACTGGCCTACTTTCTGGACAAGAGCTCAG ATGAGCTTCCTTACCTGAAGTGCCCTCTTCACACAGTACTGAAGCTCACGCCTGTGGCGTATG GGTGCAAAGTGGAGTCCATCTTCCTGAATGTGGAAGCTGtgaacacacacagagacagacccATA AATGTGGATGTCACCAGGGACCCAGAAGAGGCTCTTTTAACTGTCCCAGAACATATATGA